In Miniphocaeibacter halophilus, the following proteins share a genomic window:
- a CDS encoding glycine/sarcosine/betaine reductase component B subunit: protein MKKLEIGNFHVKDVVFGNETSYKDGLLIINKEEAMDYILEDEHITSLDLKIAKPGEDIRIVPVKEAVEPRIRPDGRALFPGVIGDLAPTGEGIVHALKGISVLGVGKHYGSFGDGVVDMGGKGQKYTLFGQLINVVLIADTDEEEERFEQQKKNHAIRWAAHKLAEYIGRAVKDLEPEDKDIYEFEGVTKRDEKTNNLPSVVLVMQPQSQMEMMGYNDLIYGWDMNHYVPSFINPNEILDGALISGSFMPSSSKWSTYEMQNFETIKELYSRHGKEINFLGVILSNLNVSLEQKERSAIFVANIAKSLGADGAIVTEEGYGNPDVDYIRCIVALEDVGVKTVGISNECTGRDGKSQPLVVLNEKANALVSTGNVSDLIELPACEIVYGELAALGRDGLSGGWEGDEKLGPSVREDGSIILENNAMFCGDGISGWSVKTVKEF from the coding sequence ATGAAAAAACTTGAAATAGGAAATTTTCATGTAAAAGATGTAGTTTTTGGAAATGAAACTTCTTATAAAGATGGTTTACTTATTATTAATAAAGAAGAAGCAATGGATTATATTTTAGAAGACGAACATATTACTTCACTGGATTTGAAAATAGCAAAACCTGGAGAAGATATTAGAATAGTACCAGTAAAAGAAGCAGTAGAACCTAGAATTAGACCAGATGGAAGAGCATTATTTCCTGGTGTTATCGGTGATTTAGCTCCTACAGGAGAAGGAATAGTACATGCATTAAAGGGAATTAGTGTACTGGGAGTAGGAAAACATTATGGAAGTTTTGGTGATGGTGTAGTTGATATGGGTGGAAAAGGTCAAAAATATACATTATTTGGACAATTAATTAATGTAGTCTTAATAGCCGATACAGACGAAGAGGAAGAAAGATTTGAACAACAGAAGAAAAATCATGCAATTAGATGGGCTGCACATAAATTAGCGGAGTATATAGGTAGGGCTGTTAAGGATTTAGAACCGGAAGATAAAGACATATATGAATTTGAAGGCGTTACTAAAAGGGATGAAAAAACAAATAATCTACCATCAGTAGTACTTGTAATGCAACCTCAATCCCAAATGGAAATGATGGGCTATAACGATTTAATATATGGATGGGATATGAACCATTATGTACCTTCCTTTATTAATCCAAATGAAATTTTAGATGGAGCTTTAATTTCTGGTAGTTTCATGCCGTCATCATCAAAATGGTCAACATATGAAATGCAAAACTTTGAGACTATAAAGGAACTTTATTCAAGACATGGTAAAGAAATAAATTTTTTAGGAGTAATTCTATCCAATTTAAATGTTTCTTTAGAACAAAAAGAAAGATCAGCTATATTTGTAGCTAATATTGCTAAATCTTTAGGAGCAGATGGAGCTATAGTTACAGAAGAAGGATATGGTAATCCAGATGTTGATTATATAAGATGTATAGTAGCTTTAGAGGATGTAGGAGTAAAAACTGTAGGAATAAGTAATGAATGTACAGGAAGAGATGGAAAATCTCAACCGTTAGTAGTATTAAATGAAAAAGCTAATGCCCTAGTATCTACAGGAAATGTTTCAGACTTAATAGAACTTCCAGCATGTGAAATAGTTTATGGAGAACTTGCAGCATTGGGAAGAGATGGTTTGTCTGGTGGTTGGGAAGGCGATGAGAAATTAGGACCTTCTGTAAGAGAGGACGGTTCCATTATACTAGAGAACAATGCAATGTTTTGTGGCGATGGAATTAGTGGTTGGTCTGTAAAAACCGTTAAAGAATTTTAG